The Altererythrobacter sp. H2 genomic sequence GCGCCGCTTTCCGGCGGAGCTTTCCGCCTTTTTTCGGAAACGATCTGCAAGGATATCCGGCTGCATAGTGCGGCCCGAGACAAGGACGAACATGGCCAATACGCCGCAAGCCAAGAAGCGCATCCGTCGCAACGCCAACCGGGCCGAAATCAACGGTGCCCGCATGAGCCGCATTCGCAGCTTCGTGAAGAAGGTCGAAACCGCCCTGGCTGGCGGCGACAAGCAGGAAGCCGCCGAAGCACTCAAGGCCGCTCAGCCGGAACTGGCGCGCGGCGTGGCCCGCGGCGTGATCCACAAGAACACCGCATCGCGCAAGATGTCGCGCCTGTCGAAGCGGGTTGCCGCTCTCTGATTCGGCGGGGCTCCGGCCGGAGCCCTGACTTCTGACCGGCACCGCTCTGCTTGCGCACCGGCCCGATCACCTCCCGACTTGCTTACAAAAGGGTCGTCGCTGCTGCGCCGGCCCTTTTTGCCGTGCGCTGTCTCTCTGAAGCGTGTGCTGAAAGCCGGCTTTCCGGTGGTGGCCGGGTGCTGCGGCGCAGCATGTCATGTTCGGCCGCGTCGCCGCTGCAGAAAAACCTAGGTTCCGCCGCGATTCGCGTCCGTGGTTACTGCAAAATTCAGCGTTAACAGCGCCTTGAATG encodes the following:
- the rpsT gene encoding 30S ribosomal protein S20, whose product is MANTPQAKKRIRRNANRAEINGARMSRIRSFVKKVETALAGGDKQEAAEALKAAQPELARGVARGVIHKNTASRKMSRLSKRVAAL